Proteins encoded by one window of Oncorhynchus kisutch isolate 150728-3 unplaced genomic scaffold, Okis_V2 scaffold1178, whole genome shotgun sequence:
- the LOC116365165 gene encoding gastrula zinc finger protein XlCGF57.1-like: protein MRSLSYSPSNEEKDITVNQEVGSGAVTVKEEEDAFRVKDEEVSAGVVHGSMRSRECPVLLSPLLDGRPTGKRTHCCSDCGKRFTSSGIKIHQRTHTGEKRYSCDQCGKSFTSSGNLTQHQRTHTGEKPYSCGQCGRSFSRSGDLTVHKRIHTGEKPYSCGQCGRSFSRSGDLTVHERIHTGEKSYSCGQCGKRFATPGHLTLHQRTHTGENPYSCDQCGKRFATSGSLTLHQRTHTGEKPYSCGQCGRSFSRSGDLTVHKRIHTGEKPYSCEQCGKRFTQSHSLIHHQRIHTGEKPYSCDQCGKRFVTPGHLTLHQRTHTGENPYSCDQCGKRFATSGHLTLHQRTHTGEKPYSCGQCGRSFSRSGDLTVHKRIHTGEKPYSCDQCGKGFATSGNLTLHQRTHTGEKPYSCGQCGRSFSRSGDLTVHKRIHTGEKPYSCDQCGKRFATPGHLTLHQRTHTGEKPYCCDQCGKSFSRSGDLTVHKRIHTGEKSYSCDQCGNRFTQSHSLIHHQRIHTGEKPCSCGQCGKSFVQACHLTQHQRTHRIEIS from the exons atgcggtcactaagctactctccttcTAATGAAGAGAAGGATATCACAGTAAATCAAGAAGTAGGGAGTGGggccgttactgtgaaagaagaggaggacgcgttcagagtgaaagacgAGGAAG TTTCTGCAGGTGTGGTCCATGGTTCCATGAGGTCCCGTGAATGCCCTGTGTTGCTGTCCCCATTGCTTGATGGA agacccacagggaagagaactcactgctgctctgactgtgggaagagattcacctcatcaggcattaaaattcatcagagaacacacacaggagagaaacgttatagctgtgatcaatgtggaaagagttttacttcATCTGGCAATCTGACTCAACAccaaagaacacacacaggagagaaaccttatagttgtggtcaatgtgggaggagttttagtcgatctggagatctgacagtgcacaagagaatacacacaggagagaaaccttatagctgtggtcaatgtgggaggagttttagtcgatctggagatctgacagtgcacgagagaatacacacaggagagaaatcttatagctgtggtcaatgtgggaagagatttgctacACCTGGCCAcctgactctacaccagagaacacacacaggagagaatccgtatagctgtgatcaatgtgggaagagatttgcaacatctggctctctgactctacaccagagaacacacacaggagagaaaccttatagctgtggtcaatgtgggaggagttttagtcgatctggagatctgacagtgcacaagagaatacacacaggagagaaaccttatagctgtgaacagtgtgggaagagatttactcagtcacacagcctgatacaccaccagagaatacacacaggagagaaaccttatagctgtgatcaatgtgggaagagatttgtgACACCTGGCCAcctgactctacaccagagaacacacacaggagagaatccgtatagctgtgatcaatgtgggaagcgATTTGCAACATCTGGCCAcctgactctacaccagagaacacacacaggagagaaaccttatagctgtggtcaatgtgggaggagctttagtcgatctggagatctgacagtgcacaagagaatacacacaggagagaaaccttatagctgtgatcaatgtgggaagggATTTGCTACATCGGGCAAcctgactctacaccagagaacccacacaggagagaaaccttatagctgtggtcaatgtgggaggagctttagtcgatctggagatctgacagtgcacaagagaatacacacaggagagaaaccttatagctgtgatcaatgtgggaagagatttgctacACCTGGCCAcctgactctacaccagagaacacacacaggagagaaaccgtattgctgtgatcaatgtgggaagagttttagtcgatctggagatctgacagtgcacaagagaatacacacaggagagaaatcttatagctgtgatcagtgtgggaataGATTTACTCAGTCACACAGCCTGATACaccaccagagaatacacacaggagagaaaccttgtagctgtggtcaatgtgggaagagttttgttcaaGCTTGccatctgactcaacaccagagaacacacaggaTTGAAATCTCATAG